One stretch of Bombina bombina isolate aBomBom1 chromosome 7, aBomBom1.pri, whole genome shotgun sequence DNA includes these proteins:
- the LOC128636586 gene encoding olfactory receptor 5M11-like, with protein MLSYPSCSVGKQLFIKIELANQTMVPFYILKGISDVPELQTMIFLLVLLIYLITLGGNMTIFLLICLDNQLHTPMYFFLGNLSLLDMCCTTLTLHKVPLNYISGDNSVSLPACMTQMYLIPSLMADELLVITGMSFDRYVAICNPLRYHMIMNRRLCGLLATICWVLGFIYIIPYIILLLRFTCYTANVINHFYCDLVPLIKMSCSDTTALELVIQFEGTLLGVLIPISLTFISYILIIAAILRISSSTGRRKSFYTCSSHLTVVILLYTTLICQYLTPTSMDSLDYNKLFSLFIVAVVPMLNPMIYSLKNKDVKAALKRRLKLL; from the exons ATGCTGAGCTACCCATCATGCTCTGTAGG AAAACAGCTATTTATAAAGATAGAGTTGGCAAATCAGACCATGGTGCCATTTTACATACTGAAGGGTATCTCTGATGTCCCTGAACTTCAGACTATGATATTTCTTCTGGTTCTTCTCATATATCTCATCACCCTTGGTGGAAATATGACTATTTTTCTGCTTATCTGCCTGGATAATCagttgcacacacctatgtatttcTTTCTAGGAAATTTATCTCTCCTGGACATGTGTTGTACAACTCTCACTCTACATAAGGTCCCTCTGAACTACATATCAGGGGATAACAGTGTTTCTTTACCCGCTTGTATGACACAGATGTATTTAATTCCATCTTTAATGGCTGATGAACTGTTAGTAATCACTGGCATGAGTTTTGATCGTTATGTTGCCATCTGTAACCCTTTGCGCTATCATATGATCATGAACCGTAGACTATGTGGTCTGTTGGCGACCATCTGTTGGGTACTTGggtttatttatattattccttACATCATCCTGTTATTACGTTTTACTTGCTATACTGCTAATGTAATAAACCACTTTTATTGTGATCTTGTCCCCTTAATTAAGATGTCGTGCAGTGATACCACTGCTCTTGAACTTGTTATTCAGTTTGAGGGAACCTTGCTTGGCGTTTTGATCCCTATTTCTCTAACCTTTATTTCTTACATTCTTATCATTGCTGCCATTCTGAGAATTAGTTCTAGCACCGGGAGACGTAAATCCTTCTACACGTGTTCCTCACACCTCACAGTTGTCATTCTTCTATACACCACTCTCATCTGCCAATACCTGACTCCAACCTCAATGGACAGCTTGGATTATAACAAGCTGTTTTCTCTTTTTATTGTAGCTGTCGTCCCCATGCTCAATCCCATGATATAtagcttaaaaaataaagatgtaaaagCAGCACTGAAACGGAGATTGAAGTTATTGTAA